One part of the Dioscorea cayenensis subsp. rotundata cultivar TDr96_F1 chromosome 2, TDr96_F1_v2_PseudoChromosome.rev07_lg8_w22 25.fasta, whole genome shotgun sequence genome encodes these proteins:
- the LOC120273714 gene encoding receptor-like protein EIX2, with translation MTSLHHLDLSSVDLSNVHGWLHDINMLPSLVVLKLTDAQLQAGAGGFHDHTTLLHHLNFTEKKNDSESGSTDGLNTLSLANNKLNGTIPESIGQLSQLSLLNLSSNSFVSVLTESHFANLVNLGYLDFSYNSFQLNVSDNWGPPFNAFTIQMCSCRVGPIFPAWLGSQTMLSELCLSNSRISGSIPPWFWNLTRFNLLDLSNNNLEGRLTTSLENFNLHLVDLSSNRFEGPLPKLNANYLLVINLNNNPFSGSIPSYFAVATRIQIFSFSNNHINGKAFRHSSRNLTFLQLFDISNNDMSRGLLVAGIQHQALEIIKLSHNNFSGRILDGLVSLTNLRSLHLRNNGFSGGLSLSLRKANKLEILDVGENKISGSIPTWIGEKLSSLIVLRLISNLFKGTIPKQLSKLSYLQILDLAHNGLSGCITYTFGDFKAMVVTNHSELLSLLSIPPTTMRSCTFHESCTGIHTYTTFPYFDSLLIIAKGLQMEYSKLLSLVTSMDLSNNKLSYELPKELTKLHGLHFLNLSYNLFNGKIPESIGDMKQLESLDLLENNLFGTIPSAYNWNHDLCGSPLQNCTNVTQYSKGENEEEGKGDWVEMLWLYIGLATGFITGFWVIIEEYVIQRRIERKMKKNAAAIDAGKQGDRASDNESLKKKNRWNVLDHKEGNRIENQDLVFSCFSA, from the exons ATGACATCTTTGCATCACCTTGACTTGAGTAGCGTGGATCTTTCTAATGTGCATGGTTGGCTCCATGACATTAATATGCTCCCTTCTCTAGTAGTCTTGAAACTCACTGATGCTCAACTCCAAGCTGGTGCTGGTGGTTTTCATGATCATACTACTTTGCTTCATCATCTCAACTTTAC GGAGAAGAAGAATGATTCTGAATCAGGAAGCACTGATGGTCTAAACACACTAAGTTTAGCAAACAACAAGCTGAATGGCACAATTCCAGAGAGCATAGGCCAATTATCTCAATTATCTCTATTGAATCTCTCTTCAAATTCTTTCGTCAGTGTCTTAACTGAATCTCATTTTGCTAATCTAGTGAACTTGGGGTATTTGGACTTTTCCTACAACTCTTTCCAATTGAATGTAAGTGATAATTGGGGCCCTCCTTTCAATGCCTTTACTATCCAAATGTGTTCCTGCAGAGTAGGCCCTATTTTTCCTGCTTGGCTTGGAAGTCAGACAATGTTGAGTGAGCTTTGCTTATCAAATTCTAGAATTTCAGGTAGCATCCCACCATGGTTTTGGAATCTTACTCGTTTCAATTTGCTCGATTTGTCAAATAACAATTTGGAGGGGAGGCTAACAACATCTTTGGAAAATTTCAATCTCCATCTAGTTGATTTGAGTTCAAATAGATTTGAAGGCCCATTACCTAAGCTTAATGCCAATTATTTGCTTGTTATCAATCTCAATAACAACCCATTCTCTGGGTCTATTCCTTCTTACTTTGCAGTTGCTACTAGgattcaaattttctctttctctaATAATCATATCAATGGCAAAGCATTCCGTCATTCTTCTCGCAACCTTACTTTCTTGCAATTGTTTGACATATCTAATAATGATATGTCTCGAGGACTCCTAGTCGCTGGAATTCAACATCAAGCATtggaaattattaaattatctcACAATAATTTCTCGGGTAGAATTCTCGATGGCCTTGTGTCTCTCACCAATCTCCGTTCCTTACATTTAAGAAACAATGGTTTCTCCGGAGGACTGTCCTTGTCATTGAGAAAGGCCAACAAGTTAGAAATTCTCGATGTTGGTGAAAACAAAATCTCTGGTAGCATACCAACGTGGATCGGAGAAAAACTTTCATCTTTAATTGTGCTTCGCTTGATATCAAATTTATTCAAAGGCACCATTCCAAAGCAATTATCAAAACTCTCCTATCTTCAGATCCTGGACCTTGCACATAATGGCCTATCAGGTTGTATTACTTATACCTTTGGAGATTTCAAAGCCATGGTAGTCACAAATCACAGTGAATTGTTGTCTTTACTCTCTATTCCACCAACGACAATGCGCAGTTGTACTTTTCATGAAAGTTGTACAGGTATTCATACATATACCACATTTCCGTACTTTGACTCTCTCTTAATAATTGCAAAGGGCCTCCAAATGGAGTATTCTAAGCTTCTATCATTAGTCACAAGCATGGACTTATCAAACAACAAGCTTTCTTATGAGTTGCCTAAAGAACTCACAAAGCTACATGGGCTACATTTCTTGAATCTTTCTTACAATCTTTTCAATGGAAAAATACCAGAGAGCATTGGTGACATGAAACAGCTGGAATCACTTGATTTGTTAGAGAACAATTTATTTGGTACCATTCCTTCAG CCTATAATTGGAATCATGATCTTTGTGGATCACCTCTTCAGAATTGTACTAATGTGACACAGTACTCCAAAGGTGAAAATGAGGAAGAAGGAAAAGGTGATTGGGTAGAGATGTTATGGCTTTACATAGGTCTTGCAACTGGATTCATAACTGGCTTTTGGGTGATCATTG